The following are encoded in a window of Sphaerisporangium siamense genomic DNA:
- a CDS encoding M15 family metallopeptidase, producing the protein MPEKPKLRHLGVLILACASVAACGAAGTGATPSATAAPPSATTPSSPAPSSPAPPEETPSPGPPAFSSKVSEVTAAMLKGSWREGCPVGPDDLRKVTMTYWGFDDKAHTGELIVNKAVTGDVTAIFEKLYDWRFPIARMEPIDKYKGSDFDSIEADNTSAFNCRRVAGSSSWSKHSYGKAIDIDPRENPWVEPDGSVSHKNAKPFADRPLHKPGVINPDDRVVRLFEKYGWQWGGYFNGAKDYQHFAKGGG; encoded by the coding sequence ATGCCCGAGAAACCAAAGCTTCGCCACCTGGGCGTTCTCATATTGGCGTGCGCCTCCGTCGCGGCGTGCGGAGCCGCCGGGACCGGCGCGACACCGAGCGCCACGGCCGCGCCGCCGAGCGCCACGACTCCGTCCTCGCCCGCGCCGTCCTCCCCCGCCCCGCCGGAGGAGACGCCGAGCCCCGGCCCGCCCGCGTTCTCGTCCAAGGTCTCCGAGGTCACGGCCGCCATGCTCAAGGGGTCATGGCGCGAAGGATGCCCGGTGGGGCCCGACGACCTGCGCAAGGTCACGATGACCTACTGGGGTTTCGACGACAAGGCCCACACCGGCGAGCTGATCGTCAACAAGGCCGTCACCGGCGACGTGACCGCCATCTTCGAGAAGCTTTACGACTGGCGCTTCCCGATCGCCCGCATGGAGCCGATCGACAAGTACAAGGGCAGCGACTTCGACTCGATCGAGGCCGACAACACGTCGGCGTTCAACTGCCGCAGGGTCGCGGGGTCCAGTAGCTGGTCCAAGCACTCCTACGGCAAGGCCATCGACATCGACCCGCGCGAGAACCCGTGGGTGGAGCCGGACGGCTCGGTGTCCCACAAGAACGCCAAGCCCTTCGCGGACAGACCCCTGCACAAGCCCGGCGTCATCAACCCGGACGACCGCGTGGTCCGCCTCTTCGAGAAATACGGCTGGCAGTGGGGCGGCTACTTCAACGGCGCCAAGGACTACCAGCACTTCGCCAAGGGCGGCGGCTGA
- a CDS encoding ATP-binding protein, with translation MDPVRNPYAPGAGQRPPELAGRDRELQQFEVVLERVARGRPERSMVLTGLRGVGKTVLLNTFKSMAMQRLWGTGKIEARPEQSIRRPVSAAMHMAIRELAPRHRAPERIEEFLGVLKAFAMRDPAAAKGTSHWSPAIDVPATRGRADSGDLEIDLTELFVDAASVATDLGVGVALFIDEMQDVQPPDISALCAACHELSQSGGPLIVVGAGLPHLPSVLSASKSYSERLFRYARIDRLDRDAADLALIAPAEREEVEFTPEALDALYEAADGYPYFVQAYGKVAWDVAPKSPITVEDVKVASPEAEEELAVGFFGSRYERATPAEREYMHAMASVGDEPVPTSEVAERLGRKPSSLSPARDSLIKKGLIFSAERGLIAFTVPHFGRFLRAQPL, from the coding sequence GTGGACCCCGTGCGCAATCCTTACGCCCCCGGTGCGGGGCAGCGCCCTCCAGAGCTCGCCGGGCGCGATCGTGAGCTGCAGCAGTTCGAGGTCGTGCTCGAACGGGTGGCCCGTGGCCGGCCCGAGCGCAGCATGGTCCTCACCGGGCTACGCGGTGTCGGTAAGACCGTGCTGCTCAACACCTTCAAGTCCATGGCGATGCAGCGTCTGTGGGGCACGGGCAAGATCGAGGCCCGTCCCGAGCAGTCGATCCGCCGTCCCGTCTCCGCCGCGATGCACATGGCGATCCGCGAGCTGGCCCCGCGCCACCGCGCGCCCGAGCGCATCGAAGAGTTCCTCGGCGTCCTGAAGGCCTTCGCGATGCGTGATCCCGCGGCGGCCAAGGGCACGTCCCACTGGTCGCCGGCCATCGACGTCCCCGCCACCCGCGGCAGGGCCGACTCCGGCGATCTCGAGATCGACCTCACCGAGCTGTTCGTCGATGCCGCCTCGGTGGCGACCGACCTCGGCGTCGGCGTCGCCCTCTTCATCGACGAGATGCAGGACGTCCAGCCGCCCGACATCTCGGCCCTGTGCGCCGCGTGTCACGAGCTGTCCCAGAGCGGTGGCCCGCTGATCGTCGTCGGGGCGGGCCTGCCCCACCTGCCGAGCGTGCTGAGCGCCAGCAAGAGCTATTCCGAGCGCCTCTTCCGGTACGCCCGCATCGACCGCCTCGACCGCGACGCGGCCGATCTCGCGCTGATCGCCCCGGCCGAGCGCGAAGAGGTCGAGTTCACGCCCGAGGCGCTCGACGCGCTGTACGAGGCCGCCGACGGCTACCCCTACTTCGTCCAGGCGTACGGCAAGGTCGCCTGGGACGTCGCGCCCAAGTCGCCGATCACGGTGGAAGACGTCAAGGTCGCCTCGCCCGAGGCCGAGGAAGAGCTCGCGGTCGGCTTCTTCGGCAGCCGGTACGAGCGCGCCACCCCCGCCGAGCGCGAGTACATGCACGCCATGGCCTCCGTCGGGGACGAGCCCGTGCCGACCTCCGAGGTCGCCGAGCGGCTCGGCCGCAAGCCGTCCAGCCTGTCTCCCGCCCGCGACAGCCTCATCAAGAAAGGGTTGATCTTCAGCGCCGAGCGCGGCCTGATCGCCTTCACGGTGCCGCACTTCGGCAGGTTCCTCCGGGCGCAACCCTTGTAG
- a CDS encoding SigE family RNA polymerase sigma factor — protein MSGKDEEFREFVVARGPALLRAAYHLTGQPADAEDLLQAALAKTYLAWDRINDRASLDGYVRRVMVNINISWWRRRKLEEYPSEDLPETPVREGPAPGEVHELLEQAIDRLPARQRAAILLRYYEDMSETEIASTLGISIGTVKSTVSRAMAKLRGDLVVVRPCAPEKRPQLGSAR, from the coding sequence ATGAGCGGTAAGGACGAGGAGTTCCGCGAGTTCGTGGTCGCACGCGGCCCGGCACTGCTGCGCGCCGCCTACCACCTGACCGGCCAGCCCGCCGATGCCGAGGACCTGCTGCAGGCCGCCCTCGCCAAGACCTACCTCGCCTGGGACCGCATCAACGACCGGGCCTCGCTGGACGGGTACGTCCGCCGTGTGATGGTCAACATCAACATCTCCTGGTGGCGGCGCAGGAAGCTGGAGGAGTACCCCTCCGAGGACCTGCCCGAGACCCCGGTGCGGGAGGGCCCGGCCCCTGGGGAGGTCCACGAGCTGCTGGAACAGGCGATCGACCGTCTCCCCGCGCGGCAGCGCGCGGCGATTCTGCTCCGTTACTACGAGGACATGAGCGAGACCGAGATCGCCAGCACGCTCGGGATCAGCATCGGCACCGTCAAGAGCACGGTCTCGCGCGCGATGGCCAAGCTGCGCGGCGACCTCGTCGTGGTCCGTCCCTGCGCACCCGAGAAGCGACCCCAGTTGGGTTCCGCACGCTGA
- a CDS encoding TIGR03943 family putative permease subunit translates to MAQSLVLTLLGGAVLRVSALSDIYVNYVKPGFRLPLVVAGLVILLLGVLGVAKEWRRPYPGKGPGQDGHGHGPWVAWLLCLPVIAIFLISPPPLGSYAAERDQTPPPRPAPVGAYVAIAPGTATAMPVGEFIGRAWGDPNQSLRGRQVRLVGFVVPSKKKGQWYLTRMQLRCCAADAFPLKVAVLGAAAPRADTWVEVTGTWVPTPYDRLPKGTVAPEMKATRVAKVNQPGEPYE, encoded by the coding sequence ATGGCGCAGAGCCTGGTCCTGACGCTGCTCGGCGGGGCGGTCCTCCGGGTGTCCGCCCTCTCCGACATCTATGTGAACTACGTCAAGCCCGGCTTCCGGTTGCCGCTCGTGGTCGCCGGTCTGGTGATCCTCCTGCTCGGCGTGCTGGGCGTCGCCAAGGAGTGGCGCAGGCCGTACCCCGGTAAAGGCCCCGGCCAGGACGGCCACGGTCACGGCCCGTGGGTGGCATGGCTGCTGTGTCTGCCGGTCATCGCGATCTTCCTGATATCGCCGCCCCCGCTCGGCTCCTACGCCGCCGAGCGTGATCAGACGCCCCCGCCGCGCCCCGCACCGGTCGGCGCGTACGTCGCGATCGCGCCGGGCACCGCGACCGCGATGCCCGTCGGAGAGTTCATCGGCCGTGCGTGGGGTGACCCGAATCAGTCGCTCAGGGGCCGGCAGGTGAGGCTGGTCGGCTTCGTGGTGCCGTCCAAGAAGAAGGGCCAGTGGTACCTCACCCGCATGCAGCTACGGTGCTGCGCGGCCGACGCCTTCCCGTTGAAGGTGGCCGTCCTCGGCGCGGCGGCGCCACGCGCCGACACCTGGGTGGAGGTGACGGGAACGTGGGTGCCCACCCCGTACGACCGGCTCCCCAAGGGCACCGTCGCCCCCGAGATGAAGGCCACCCGCGTCGCCAAGGTGAACCAGCCCGGCGAGCCGTACGAGTGA
- a CDS encoding NUDIX hydrolase — protein sequence MAAKDGDGWALCRRGHRHWGVHGASGLLAVHFDAVGTPHVLMQKRALWSHHGGTWGLPGGALDSHEDAVTGAMREALEEAALQADVLRVAGVYTDDHGGWTFQTVIAEADALFPASPANDESTDLRWLPADEVGDGGDVTLHPGFAETWPVIRRTLPPSTVVLDAANILGAAAEHGWWRDRAGATRRLLGRIEELAKRGLTPPDGFPAPARWHPRMIMVVEGQARGVRSDGPVTTVPAPGSGDDTIVDTVREIRGTRPWERVLVVTADRELRRRVTGLGAEVTGPRWLLGQVRPR from the coding sequence ATGGCGGCGAAGGACGGGGACGGCTGGGCGCTGTGCCGGCGCGGGCACCGGCACTGGGGCGTGCACGGGGCGTCCGGCCTGCTGGCGGTTCACTTCGACGCGGTGGGCACCCCGCACGTCCTCATGCAGAAGCGCGCCCTCTGGAGCCACCACGGCGGCACCTGGGGGCTGCCGGGCGGCGCGCTCGACAGTCACGAGGACGCCGTCACGGGCGCGATGCGCGAGGCCCTGGAGGAGGCGGCGCTCCAGGCGGACGTCCTGCGCGTCGCCGGCGTCTACACCGACGACCACGGCGGCTGGACGTTCCAGACCGTGATCGCGGAGGCGGACGCGCTGTTCCCTGCCTCGCCCGCCAACGACGAGAGCACCGATCTGCGGTGGCTGCCCGCCGACGAGGTCGGGGACGGCGGGGACGTGACGCTGCATCCGGGGTTCGCCGAGACGTGGCCGGTGATCAGGCGCACGCTGCCGCCGTCCACGGTGGTCCTGGACGCCGCGAACATCCTGGGCGCCGCAGCCGAGCACGGGTGGTGGCGTGACAGGGCGGGGGCGACGCGGCGGCTGCTCGGGCGGATCGAGGAGCTCGCGAAACGGGGACTGACCCCTCCGGACGGCTTCCCCGCGCCGGCGCGGTGGCACCCAAGAATGATCATGGTGGTCGAGGGGCAGGCCAGGGGCGTCCGCTCCGACGGGCCGGTGACGACCGTCCCCGCCCCGGGCAGTGGCGACGACACGATCGTGGACACGGTGCGCGAGATACGCGGCACGCGGCCGTGGGAGCGGGTGCTGGTGGTCACCGCCGACCGTGAGCTACGCCGCCGCGTCACGGGCCTGGGCGCGGAGGTCACGGGTCCCCGTTGGCTACTTGGGCAAGTACGACCAAGGTGA
- a CDS encoding MauE/DoxX family redox-associated membrane protein, whose amino-acid sequence MELESLATAALALVVPLLILGGVAKAATAGSDAEPGALARLGPGVLVPERWRKPMMIFCAAVEGVLAAGLLLTPSPLPRWGTVTFFSVATYVLWELRRRRPDVGCGCFGEASGSPVGLRSIGRAAVLTGAAVLVALVPVTGSDLLAPSWDVVTAFGAGLALLAVLSPEMEEGLARVRYRAPCEQRPIAAPKALARLRSSGEWRSHQGMLVAEEPSDTWRELCWRFFVYPARAASGGGADVVFAVYLTGRRPPIRVAVVEQEGTGPIRESIGVSAGY is encoded by the coding sequence ATGGAGCTTGAATCTCTCGCCACCGCCGCGCTCGCGCTGGTCGTGCCGCTCCTGATCCTCGGAGGCGTCGCCAAGGCCGCGACCGCAGGCTCCGACGCCGAGCCGGGGGCGCTCGCCCGGCTCGGCCCGGGAGTCCTCGTCCCCGAACGGTGGCGCAAGCCCATGATGATCTTCTGCGCCGCGGTCGAAGGGGTGCTCGCGGCCGGCCTGCTCCTCACGCCGAGCCCACTGCCTCGCTGGGGGACGGTCACGTTCTTCTCGGTGGCGACCTACGTGCTGTGGGAGCTGCGCCGCCGCAGGCCGGACGTCGGGTGCGGCTGCTTCGGCGAGGCCAGTGGCAGCCCCGTGGGCCTGCGATCGATCGGCAGGGCGGCGGTGCTCACCGGCGCGGCCGTGCTCGTCGCGCTCGTGCCCGTGACGGGGAGCGACCTGCTGGCGCCCTCGTGGGACGTGGTGACGGCCTTCGGGGCCGGTCTCGCGCTCCTCGCGGTCCTGTCCCCCGAGATGGAGGAGGGCCTCGCGCGCGTGCGGTACAGGGCGCCGTGCGAGCAGCGGCCCATCGCGGCCCCGAAGGCGCTGGCCCGCCTGAGGTCCAGCGGCGAATGGCGGTCCCACCAGGGCATGCTCGTCGCGGAGGAGCCGTCGGACACCTGGCGCGAGCTGTGCTGGCGGTTCTTCGTCTACCCGGCGCGCGCGGCCTCGGGGGGCGGGGCGGACGTGGTGTTCGCGGTGTACCTCACCGGACGGCGTCCGCCGATACGCGTCGCGGTGGTCGAGCAGGAAGGGACAGGACCTATTCGCGAATCTATCGGAGTATCGGCTGGATACTAG
- a CDS encoding permease: MSDRTTLDWTADPDSPVPPPSWGRRAPEAQVLPWVFAALVGFLLIGNLLLAPHLTAPALRTWSTIFVAICVQAIPFLVLGVALSAAITVFVPPSFWTRALPRRPYAAVPVAGAAGLVLPGCECASVPVASGLMARGVTPSAALAFLLASPAINPVVLVATAVAFPGQPVMVLARFAASLAVAVLAGWAWQWLGRPGWLRIPDRAPVPGESRMSAFLSAMRHDSLHAGGFMVVGALTAATLNVVVPRSWLAAVGDVPVLSVLVLATLAVLLSICSEADAFVAASLSTFSPTAKLAFLVVGPMVDLKLIALQAGTFGRAFAARFVPLTFALAIGVSLLVGWVLL, from the coding sequence ATGAGCGACCGAACCACACTTGACTGGACCGCCGATCCCGACAGTCCGGTCCCCCCGCCGTCATGGGGACGGCGAGCCCCCGAGGCACAGGTCCTGCCTTGGGTGTTCGCGGCCCTGGTGGGGTTCCTGTTGATCGGCAACCTGCTCCTCGCCCCGCACCTCACCGCGCCCGCGCTGCGCACCTGGTCCACGATCTTCGTGGCCATCTGCGTGCAGGCCATCCCGTTCCTGGTCCTCGGCGTCGCGCTGTCCGCGGCGATCACGGTGTTCGTGCCGCCGTCCTTCTGGACCCGCGCGCTGCCACGGCGTCCCTACGCCGCGGTCCCCGTGGCGGGGGCGGCGGGTCTCGTGCTGCCCGGATGCGAGTGCGCCTCGGTGCCGGTGGCCTCCGGCCTGATGGCCCGCGGGGTCACCCCGTCCGCCGCCCTCGCCTTCCTGCTGGCGTCCCCCGCCATCAACCCCGTCGTGCTGGTCGCCACGGCCGTGGCCTTCCCGGGCCAGCCGGTCATGGTGCTGGCCAGGTTCGCCGCCTCCCTCGCCGTCGCCGTCCTCGCCGGATGGGCGTGGCAGTGGCTCGGCCGGCCCGGCTGGCTGCGGATCCCGGACCGTGCGCCCGTGCCCGGAGAGTCGCGGATGTCGGCCTTCCTGTCGGCGATGCGGCACGACAGCCTGCACGCCGGGGGCTTCATGGTCGTCGGGGCGCTGACCGCGGCCACGCTGAACGTGGTGGTCCCCCGCTCGTGGCTGGCCGCGGTGGGAGATGTCCCGGTGCTGTCGGTCCTCGTGCTGGCGACGCTGGCGGTGCTCCTGTCGATCTGCTCGGAGGCGGACGCGTTCGTGGCGGCGTCCCTGTCGACGTTCTCCCCCACGGCCAAGCTGGCGTTCCTGGTCGTCGGTCCCATGGTGGACCTCAAGCTGATCGCGCTCCAGGCGGGCACGTTCGGCCGCGCGTTCGCCGCCCGGTTCGTGCCGCTGACCTTCGCCCTGGCCATCGGGGTGAGCCTGCTCGTTGGATGGGTGTTGCTGTGA
- a CDS encoding NAD(P)H-quinone oxidoreductase, producing MRAILISEPGGPDVLEWREVPDPRPAPGEVLIDVTAAGVNRADLLQRQGNYPPPRGASEIPGMECSGVVSEVGADVEGFSPGDEVCALLAGGGYAERVAVPWEQVTRVPEGVTTVEAASLPEVACTVWSNVFMTARLRRGETLLVHGGTSGIGTFAIQLAKAFGAHVIATAGTAAKVARCRELGADEAINYREEDFAEKARADVVLDIMGAKYLRRNVSVLNTGGRLVVIGLQGGTKGELDLGALLAKRAAIHATALRSRPVAEKGAIVRGVEQNVWPLVEAGAIRPVIHATVPMAEAGEAHRMLESGEHIGKVLLTR from the coding sequence ATGCGCGCGATCCTTATATCCGAGCCCGGCGGCCCCGATGTGCTGGAGTGGCGTGAGGTGCCCGATCCCCGCCCGGCGCCGGGCGAGGTGCTCATCGACGTGACCGCCGCCGGCGTCAACCGCGCCGACCTGTTGCAGCGCCAGGGGAACTACCCGCCGCCCCGCGGCGCGTCCGAGATCCCCGGCATGGAGTGCTCCGGCGTGGTCTCGGAGGTCGGGGCGGACGTCGAGGGGTTCTCTCCCGGGGACGAGGTGTGCGCGCTGCTGGCCGGGGGAGGGTACGCGGAGAGGGTCGCGGTGCCGTGGGAGCAGGTGACGCGCGTTCCCGAGGGCGTCACCACCGTCGAGGCCGCCTCGCTTCCCGAGGTGGCGTGCACGGTGTGGTCGAACGTCTTCATGACGGCGCGCCTGCGGCGCGGCGAGACGCTCCTCGTGCACGGCGGCACGAGCGGAATCGGCACGTTCGCCATTCAGCTCGCCAAGGCGTTCGGCGCCCATGTGATCGCCACCGCCGGCACGGCCGCGAAGGTCGCGCGCTGCCGTGAACTCGGCGCCGACGAGGCGATCAACTACCGCGAGGAGGACTTCGCGGAAAAGGCGCGCGCCGACGTCGTCCTCGACATCATGGGGGCGAAGTATCTCCGTAGGAACGTCTCGGTACTGAACACCGGAGGGCGGCTGGTCGTGATCGGCCTCCAGGGCGGCACCAAGGGCGAGCTCGACCTCGGCGCGCTGCTGGCCAAGCGGGCGGCGATCCACGCGACGGCGCTGCGCAGCCGTCCCGTGGCGGAGAAGGGCGCGATCGTCCGCGGGGTGGAGCAGAACGTGTGGCCGCTGGTCGAGGCCGGCGCGATCCGTCCTGTGATCCACGCCACGGTTCCCATGGCCGAGGCCGGGGAAGCCCACCGGATGCTCGAATCCGGGGAGCACATCGGGAAAGTCCTGTTGACCAGGTGA
- a CDS encoding MinD/ParA family ATP-binding protein: MARHDREDPHSLEEQLAWLDAIKENEEAPVPVTVTVDESVASPYPKDPWAHVPTEAAPPSSPLFRAAGDSAHGTGQPEDPAAERGQGDTTEIRPSVLNGLDRWAPTTSPGPTSGHVAVSPPPPASSPSPPTSSPSPPTSSAPPASPAETSVGDDTDHFSFGSLADPPKAGASGWSSLPPVTGGDKTVPQPTPAPDPVPEPEQSVRGWLEAALPANETGEPDAEQERFNAFATGTGVAGGGADTEDIVVSRVEHPLYERAAEPVTGPQQPPHAAPTPHPEPVQARTSPPAEAAPPRTSPPAETLSPRVSAPAETPRTSPPAETAPPRTAPAAEAAQPAAPARTAPPSAEPAAEEKPAEEREPYRPRRRQTQNADEFKPAAPARQSRGAKGAAAAGARPTADSLDPVSLLRGRRNSPSSGWRKVVYKASAGLIKPGESPEVRRRRELVTRARTPVATGHHRVAVLSLKGGVGKTTTTVGLGATLASIRGDRVIAVDANPDRGTLSDKLELETSATVRDLLNERQQIKRYVDIRAFTSQAPSRLEILASDRDPSVSEAFSAADYQAVAQVLENFYSICITDCGTGLLHSAMSGVLGLADQLVLVSSPSVDGARAASATLDWLEAHHYADLVKAATVVLCSVRPRSKSTVDLDKLESHFAARCRAVIRVPYDPHLEEGAEIDLDRLQPATRQAYLSLAASVGDGFGGTHG, from the coding sequence GTGGCAAGACACGATCGCGAGGATCCTCATTCCCTTGAGGAGCAACTCGCCTGGCTGGACGCCATCAAGGAGAACGAGGAGGCCCCCGTCCCGGTGACCGTCACCGTGGACGAGTCCGTCGCGTCGCCTTACCCGAAGGACCCGTGGGCGCACGTCCCCACGGAGGCCGCGCCCCCGTCGTCCCCGTTGTTCCGCGCCGCCGGGGACTCCGCGCACGGCACGGGGCAGCCCGAGGACCCGGCGGCCGAGCGCGGCCAAGGGGACACGACCGAGATCCGCCCGTCCGTCCTGAACGGACTCGACCGCTGGGCTCCGACCACCTCCCCGGGCCCCACGTCCGGACACGTGGCCGTCTCGCCGCCCCCGCCTGCCTCTTCGCCGTCCCCGCCGACCTCTTCGCCGTCCCCGCCGACCTCTTCGGCTCCGCCGGCCTCGCCCGCCGAGACGTCCGTGGGCGACGACACCGACCACTTCTCGTTCGGCTCCCTCGCCGACCCTCCCAAGGCGGGCGCCTCGGGGTGGAGCTCCCTGCCGCCCGTCACGGGCGGCGACAAGACGGTCCCGCAGCCCACGCCGGCTCCCGACCCCGTCCCGGAGCCGGAGCAGTCCGTACGCGGCTGGCTGGAAGCCGCGCTGCCCGCCAATGAGACCGGCGAGCCCGACGCCGAGCAGGAGCGCTTCAACGCCTTCGCCACGGGCACGGGTGTGGCAGGAGGCGGCGCCGACACCGAGGACATCGTGGTCTCCCGCGTGGAGCACCCGCTCTACGAGCGGGCGGCCGAGCCGGTGACCGGGCCGCAACAGCCGCCCCACGCCGCGCCGACGCCCCACCCCGAGCCCGTCCAGGCCCGTACCTCACCCCCCGCCGAGGCCGCCCCGCCGCGCACCTCGCCTCCGGCGGAGACCCTCTCTCCTCGCGTCTCGGCTCCGGCGGAGACCCCGCGTACCTCCCCGCCGGCGGAGACCGCACCGCCTCGTACGGCACCTGCGGCGGAGGCCGCCCAGCCCGCCGCCCCGGCCCGTACGGCGCCTCCGTCCGCCGAGCCCGCGGCCGAGGAGAAGCCCGCCGAGGAGCGCGAGCCCTACCGGCCGCGCCGCCGCCAGACGCAGAACGCCGACGAGTTCAAGCCCGCCGCCCCCGCCCGCCAGTCCCGCGGCGCGAAGGGCGCCGCGGCGGCGGGCGCCCGGCCGACCGCCGACAGCCTGGACCCGGTGTCCCTGCTGCGCGGCCGCAGGAACTCGCCGTCCAGCGGCTGGCGCAAGGTCGTCTACAAGGCGTCCGCCGGCCTGATCAAGCCCGGCGAGTCTCCGGAGGTGCGGCGGCGCCGCGAGCTGGTCACGCGGGCCCGCACGCCCGTCGCCACCGGGCACCACCGGGTCGCCGTCCTCAGCCTGAAGGGCGGCGTGGGCAAGACCACGACCACCGTGGGCCTCGGCGCCACCCTCGCCTCGATACGCGGGGACCGGGTGATCGCCGTCGACGCCAACCCCGACCGCGGCACGCTGTCGGACAAGCTTGAGCTGGAGACGTCGGCCACCGTGCGCGACCTGCTCAACGAGCGTCAGCAGATCAAGAGGTACGTGGACATCCGCGCCTTCACCTCGCAGGCGCCCTCGCGCCTGGAGATCCTGGCCTCCGACCGCGACCCTTCGGTGTCGGAGGCGTTCAGCGCCGCCGACTACCAGGCCGTGGCGCAGGTGCTGGAGAACTTCTACTCGATCTGCATCACCGACTGCGGCACCGGCCTGCTCCACTCGGCGATGTCGGGGGTGCTGGGCCTGGCCGACCAGCTCGTGCTGGTCAGCTCGCCGTCGGTGGACGGCGCGCGGGCGGCGTCGGCGACGCTCGACTGGCTGGAGGCCCACCACTACGCCGACCTGGTGAAGGCCGCGACCGTGGTGCTGTGCAGCGTGCGGCCGCGTTCGAAGTCGACGGTGGACCTGGACAAGCTGGAGTCGCACTTCGCGGCCCGGTGCCGCGCGGTGATCCGCGTGCCCTACGACCCCCACCTGGAGGAGGGCGCGGAGATCGACCTGGACCGCCTGCAGCCGGCCACGCGTCAGGCGTACCTTTCGCTGGCGGCGTCCGTGGGCGACGGGTTCGGCGGCACGCACGGGTGA
- a CDS encoding peptidase inhibitor family I36 protein yields the protein MKAHLAALALAATALLPAGAATAHAAATGPRIISIPAGQTHCPSGYVCLFRDYEFQGGGYGFASGSSIGFLGDIGFNDVMSSWANDSGIRYCWYVDADFEGDSHEMKPGYRVNVLPQENDLASSLRPC from the coding sequence GTGAAGGCACACCTCGCCGCCCTCGCCCTCGCCGCCACCGCCCTGCTCCCCGCCGGCGCCGCGACCGCGCACGCCGCCGCGACCGGCCCGCGGATCATCAGCATCCCCGCGGGCCAGACGCACTGCCCGTCCGGCTACGTCTGCCTGTTCCGCGACTACGAGTTCCAGGGCGGCGGCTACGGCTTCGCGTCCGGCTCCTCGATCGGCTTCCTCGGCGACATCGGCTTCAACGACGTGATGTCCTCGTGGGCCAACGACTCCGGCATCCGCTACTGCTGGTACGTGGACGCCGACTTCGAGGGCGACAGCCACGAGATGAAGCCCGGCTACCGCGTCAACGTCCTGCCCCAGGAGAACGACCTGGCATCCTCCCTGCGCCCCTGCTGA